A single window of Hyla sarda isolate aHylSar1 chromosome 2, aHylSar1.hap1, whole genome shotgun sequence DNA harbors:
- the APOO gene encoding MICOS complex subunit MIC26 isoform X1 produces the protein MDIGIMNISKPYSLYKAVTFLAVPASLGFATIHVHADSKTKTDPKTLIKVEELSLYSSPIPETQYVEDKKTELEEGISWLRTSSAPYTNWCQDVYAKAKPKVETAVEHSKATYEMLRDAPPGFYPRLGLIGFAGIVGLFLARGSRIKKIFYPLGFMGIGASLYYPQQAATIAKDASTVVYDWSLQGLVSLESLWKDGGKKKSSKKHENPVNSDQGLRNESSAASESSK, from the exons GCAGTGACCTTTTTGGCTGTTCCTGCTAGCCTGGGTTTTGCCACTATTCACGTGCATGCAGACAGTAAAACAAAGACTGATCCGAAGACACTCATAAAAGTGGAAGAG CTTTCTCTCTATTCTAGTCCAATCCCAGAAACCCAATATGTTGAAGATAAGAAAACAGAGTTGGAGGAGGGTATTTCATGGTTGAGAACATCTTCTGCACCATATACTAACTGGTGTCAG GACGTGTATGCAAAAGCCAAGCCTAAAGTGGAGACCGCTGTAGAACACTCCAAAG CGACATATGAAATGCTAAGAGATGCACCACCTGGATTTTACCCCAGACTTGGCTTGATTGGGTTTGCTGGAATTGTTGGATTATTCCTTGCAAGAG GTtcaagaataaagaaaatattttatCCACTTGGTTTTATGGGAATTGGTGCCTCTCTTTATTACCCCCAGCAAGCAGCTACGATTGCCAAG gaTGCTAGTACAGTGGTGTATGACTGGAGTCTCCAAGGACTTGTTAGTTTAGAGTCTTTATGGAAAGATGGTGGAAAAAAGAAATCCtcaaaaaaacatgaaaat cctGTGAATTCAGACCAAGGATTACGCAATGAATCATCAGCTGCCTCGGAAAGCTCCAAGTAA
- the APOO gene encoding MICOS complex subunit MIC26 isoform X2 gives MFKAVTFLAVPASLGFATIHVHADSKTKTDPKTLIKVEELSLYSSPIPETQYVEDKKTELEEGISWLRTSSAPYTNWCQDVYAKAKPKVETAVEHSKATYEMLRDAPPGFYPRLGLIGFAGIVGLFLARGSRIKKIFYPLGFMGIGASLYYPQQAATIAKDASTVVYDWSLQGLVSLESLWKDGGKKKSSKKHENPVNSDQGLRNESSAASESSK, from the exons GCAGTGACCTTTTTGGCTGTTCCTGCTAGCCTGGGTTTTGCCACTATTCACGTGCATGCAGACAGTAAAACAAAGACTGATCCGAAGACACTCATAAAAGTGGAAGAG CTTTCTCTCTATTCTAGTCCAATCCCAGAAACCCAATATGTTGAAGATAAGAAAACAGAGTTGGAGGAGGGTATTTCATGGTTGAGAACATCTTCTGCACCATATACTAACTGGTGTCAG GACGTGTATGCAAAAGCCAAGCCTAAAGTGGAGACCGCTGTAGAACACTCCAAAG CGACATATGAAATGCTAAGAGATGCACCACCTGGATTTTACCCCAGACTTGGCTTGATTGGGTTTGCTGGAATTGTTGGATTATTCCTTGCAAGAG GTtcaagaataaagaaaatattttatCCACTTGGTTTTATGGGAATTGGTGCCTCTCTTTATTACCCCCAGCAAGCAGCTACGATTGCCAAG gaTGCTAGTACAGTGGTGTATGACTGGAGTCTCCAAGGACTTGTTAGTTTAGAGTCTTTATGGAAAGATGGTGGAAAAAAGAAATCCtcaaaaaaacatgaaaat cctGTGAATTCAGACCAAGGATTACGCAATGAATCATCAGCTGCCTCGGAAAGCTCCAAGTAA